The following proteins come from a genomic window of Daphnia carinata strain CSIRO-1 chromosome 6, CSIRO_AGI_Dcar_HiC_V3, whole genome shotgun sequence:
- the LOC130699540 gene encoding uncharacterized protein LOC130699540: MRSVEKLLAVMTVWFHHQHLCCFDRTVRAQKHQEQQHTCLHEFRSTENPSGNFTSPNYPDFYPAETRCYYIFHGRKWEGIRIQFHTFDLESPYTVGCLSDFVSITTEDVSGLRTVAGRYCGQQTPPPLLAMQPKVEILFAANYVHHHRGFSASFSFVDEESLTLAPSNADSNSGCGGTISGSGGVLLSPGYPLAVQSWLDCSWLLRVPFQQHVYVRLEYLQLHGGLASCPLAELSIHDGYGPLNDQAPKLRRFCGDLRYYKSVSDRSLLSRRNRLLVRLTTGNLTSVKALGSRSPVVPFGFRLIWTSVDFQTEQNCLAQGKIVCRDSQYCFNFRRLSSISCDSTLLFCLDSSLGCDGVMNCEDGDASDELSCQVPFLFASVLAIVCTLFVGTFMFWLRSRVKICDKVTQELSYLSAIERRDAEPCTRHEDCVFYIDNGRTYPTVGKRLSYSECEKREMSHRETRRIASLPLFDCKQMNANVNNGVNVLRRQTSGFEIGMAESYVYPNNSVTCFEQPMPNKFVWDRNTRTTSLQQNDRANEEYFHQKKKNVCKEHRNGSVEIQREKSYNPLCQDVVAREVSVIRNAHVVTVTSFGPNETIDTELW; the protein is encoded by the exons ATGCGATCCGTCGAGAAACTGTTGGCCGTGATGACCGTCTGGTTCCATCACCAACATTTGTGCTGTTTCGACCGGACGGTGCGAGCTCAGAAACATCAAGAACAGCAACACACTTGTCTGCACGAATTCAGATCCACCGAGAACCCGTCCGGCAATTTCACGTCTCCCAACTATCCGGATTTCTATCCGGCCGAAACGCGATGCTACTACATTTTCCACGGACGCAAGTGGGAAGGCATTCGAATTCAGTTTCACACTTTCGATTTGGAGTCACCCTACACAGTTGG GTGCTTGTCGGACTTTGTGAGTATTACAACCGAGGACGTGAGTGGTTTAAGAACGGTTGCCGGACGCTATTGCGGACAACAGACTCCACCCCCACTTCTGGCCATGCAACCCAAAGTCGAAATCCTCTTTGCGGCAAATTACGTTCACCATCACAGAGGCTTTTCGGCTTCGTTCAGCTTTGTCGACGAAG aatCGTTGACGTTAGCCCCTTCGAACGCCGACTCGAATTCCGGATGCGGTGGCACAATAAGCGGAAGTGGTGGCGTCCTCCTTTCGCCAG GTTATCCTTTAGCCGTTCAAAGTTGGCTCGATTGTTCTTGGCTATTAAGAGTTCCGTTCCAGCAACATGTTTACGTGCGACTCGAGTACCTCCAGCTGCACGGAGGTCTCG CGAGTTGTCCTTTGGCCGAGTTATCCATCCACGACGGTTACGGACCACTTAACGATCAGGCTCCAAAGTTGCGGAGGTTTTGCG GTGATCTTCGCTATTACAAATCCGTAAGCGATCGAAGCCTTTTGTCGAGGAGAAATCGGCTGCTCGTCCGGCTGACTACCGGCAATCTGACGTCCGTCAAAGCGCTTGGCTCTCGTTCGCCAGTTGTTCCGTTCGGTTTCCGGCTCATTTGGACGTCTGTTGATTTTCAAACGGAAC AGAATTGCTTGGCTCAAGGAAAGATTGTATGTCGGGATTCGCAGTACTGCTTCAATTTCCGCCGTTTGAGCAGCATTTCCTGCGACTCCACCCTTCTCTTTTGTCTCGATTCGTCGCTTGGCTGTGACGGTGTTATGAATTGTGAAGACGGTGACGCCTCCGACGAGCTCAGTT GTCAGGTGCCGTTCTTGTTCGCTTCTGTATTAGCCATCGTTTGCACGTTATTCGTGGGGACGTTCATGTTTTGGCTACGCTCTCGCGTCAAAATATGTGACAAAGTCACGCAAGAACTTAGCTATTTGTCTGCTATCGAACGTCGGGATGCTGAACCTTGTACCCGGCACGAGGATTGCGTCTTTTACATCGACAATGGACGAACATATCCGACTGTTGGTAAAAGACTCAGCTACAGCGAATGTGAAAAACGTGAAATGAGTCACAGAGAAACGAGGCGTATCGCTTCGTTACCGCTCTTTGATTGCAAGCAAATGAACGCGAACGTGAACAACGGAGTTAATGTGCTAAGAAGGCAGACTAGTGGATTCGAAATTGGAATGGCCGAGTCGTACGTGTATCCAAATAATTCTGTAACGTGCTTTGAACAGCCGATGCCCAACAAGTTCGTTTGGGACAGGAATACGCGAACGACATCTTTGCAACAAAACGATCGTGCCAACGAAGAGTACTTtcatcaaaagaagaaaaatgtttgtaaaGAACATAGAAATGGATCTGTGGAAATTCAAAGAGAGAAGTCGTACAACCCGTTGTGTCAGGATGTGGTTGCTCGTGAGGTGAGCGTTATTAGGAATGCCCATGTTGTAACTGTAACCAGCTTTGGACCGAACGAAACTATTGACACTGAGTTGTGGTAG
- the LOC130699536 gene encoding mucin-2-like, with product MRLLSVLVLIVVAYAIIAEAQTTKPTTKPTIKPTTKPTTKPTTKPTTKPTTKPTTKPTTKPTTKPTTKPTTKPTTKPTTKPTTKPTTKPTTKPTTKPTTKPTTKPTTKPTTKPTTKPTTKPTTNPTVTTVPTTTTEPAITTTTAEPTTTTAEPTTTTAEPTTTTAEPTTTTAEPTTTTDEPTTTTDEPTTTTAEPTTTTDEPTTTTDEPTTTTAEPTTTTAEPTTSTDEPTTTTDEPTTTTAEQTTTTA from the exons ATGAGACTACTCTCAGTTTTAGTCTTGATAGTTGTTGCCTACGCCATTATCGCG GAGGCTCAAACCACCAAGCCGACAACGAAGCCGACGATAAAGCCGACCACAAAACCGACAACGAAGCCGACCACAAAACCAACCACCAAGCCAACCACAAAGCCAACCACAAAACCGACTACCAAGCCCACAACTAAACCGACAACCAAGCCCACAACTAAACCGACAACTAAGCCGACAACTAAGCCAACAACCAAGCCAACAACCAAGCCAACAACCAAGCCAACAACCAAACCAACAACCAAACCAACAACCAAACCAACAACCAAACCAACAACCAAGCCAACAACCAAACCAACAACTAAGCCAACCACAAATCCGACTGTAACCACCGTGCCCACAACGACAACTGAACCTGCAATTACAACGACAACGgccgagccaacaacgacaactgctgagccaacaacgacaactgctgagccaacaacgacaactgctgagccaacaacgactacggctgagccaacaacgactacggacgagccaacaacgactacggACGAGCCAACAACTACTACGgccgagccaacaacgactacggacgagccaacaacgactacggACGAGCCAACAACTACTACGGCTGAGCCAACAACTACTACGGCTGAGCCAACAACGTCTACGgacgagccaacaacgactacggacgagccaacaacaacaacggccgagcaaacaacaacaacggcctAG
- the LOC130699542 gene encoding mucin-2-like — MNSTPVSFFQQRFKMRLLAVLVLIFVAYAITAEAQTTKPTTKPTTKPTTRPTTTLSTKPTTRSTTTFTTKPTTRPTTTLTTKPTTKLTTTLATKPTTRPTTIFTTKPTTSPTPTLTTKPTTTFTTKPTTRPTTTFTTKPTTRPTTTLTTKPTTRPTTTFTTKPTTRPTTTFTTKPTTRQTTTFTTKPTTRPTTILTTTPTTRPTTNPTTISTSKPTTSPTTRPSSTSTPTTTTIAPTTTTKQTTTAATTTAAPATTTCPTTTTTVPTTTTARTTTTVPTSTTTVPTTTTTTPTAPTTAPTTTTTAAPTTTTTAAPTTTTTAAPTTTTAPATTTTAPTTTASTTTTTSTTTTTEPTTMTATTTTESTTTDSTTSESTTGPTTTDSTTTTESTTTQPTTTTESTTTDSTTTESTTTGSTTTESTTTTESTTTGSTATESTTTTDSTTTEPTSTTESTTTDSTTESTTTTQSTTTESTTTEPTTTTETITDSTTTESTTTIEPTTSTESTTTDFTTESTTTTA; from the exons ATGAATAGCACACCAGTCTCTTTCTTTCAACAACGCTTCAAAATGAGACTACTCGCTGTATTAGTCTTGATATTTGTTGCCTACGCCATCACTGCG GAGGCTCAAACCACAAAACCAACAACTAAACCGACCACAAAGCCAACAACAAGACCGACAACTACACTGTCAACAAAACCAACCACCAGATCGACCACCACTTTTACAACAAAACCGACCACTAGACCGACAACCACACTGACAACAAAACCGACCACTAAACTGACAACCACACTGGCCACAAAGCCAACTACTAGACCGACAACAATATTCACAACAAAGCCGACCACTAGTCCGACACCCACACTGACAACAAAGCCGACCACAACATTCACAACAAAGCCGACCACTAGACCGACAACAACATTCACAACAAAGCCGACTACTAGACCAACAACCACACTGACAACAAAACCGACCACTAGACCGACCAccactttcacaacaaaaccGACTACTagaccaacaacaacattcaCAACAAAGCCGACCACTAGACAGACTACAACATTCACAACAAAGCCGACCACTAGACCGACAACCATCCTGACAACTACGCCAACCACAAGACCAACAACAAATCCGACAACTATCTCGACATCTAAACCAACAACCAGTCCAACTACTAGGCCGAGTTCTACGTCAACACCTACTACAACGACAATTGCACCAACGACTACAACCAAACAAACGACAACTGCGGCCACTACGACAGCCGCACCCGCAACAACGACA TGCCCCACAACGACGACAACCGTGCCCACAACGACTACTGCACGCACAACGACAACCGTACCTACATCAACGACAACTGTACCCACAACGACGACAACCACGCCCACTGCACCCACAACTGCGCCCACTACAACGACTACAGCCGCACCCACTACAACGACTACAGCCGCACCCACAACGACGACTACAGCCGCACCCACAACGACAACTGCACCCGCAACAACGACAACCGCACCCACGACAACTGCGTCCACTACGACGACCACA TCCACAACGACGACAACCGAACCTACAACGATGACCGCAACTACGACAACTGAATCCACGACAACCGATTCTACAACAAGTGAATCAACAACCGGACCCACAACAACCGATTCTACAACGACAACCGAATCTACAACAACCCAACCCACAACGACAACTGAATCCACGACAACCGATTCTACAACAACTGAATCAACGACAACCGGTTCTACAACAACAGAATCCACGACGACAACTGAATCAACGACAACCGGTTCTACAGCAACAGAATCCACAACGACAACCGACTCTACAACAACCGAACCCACATCGACAACTGAATCCACGACAACCGATTCTACAACTGAATCAACAACGACAACCCAATCTACAACAACTGAGTCAACAACAACCGAACCCACAACGACAACTGAAACCATAACCGATTCTACAACAACTGAATCAACAACGACAATCGAACCCACGACCTCAACCGAATCTACGACAACCGATTTTACAACTGAATCCACAACGACGACCGCATGA